One part of the Dermacentor silvarum isolate Dsil-2018 chromosome 6, BIME_Dsil_1.4, whole genome shotgun sequence genome encodes these proteins:
- the LOC119455900 gene encoding RNA polymerase-associated protein LEO1 isoform X2, which yields MDGIFGSDDSREASSAGSRSASPASSEGSQTPAQQSEDGEQSQHSDAEERSEKSYHSSPPRSPASGDESGYEDKGEEASGDERRESGDERHESGDEGSDESRHVDDQSGDEEAPARTPARSERRSDASDNEGSGSEVHRSDEEDHRSDEEEHHSDEENRRTDDEDRRSDDEERRSEVAAERSEASGDEGSANEASGNEASANEGEASANEASGDEASRGEASGDEASRGEASGDEASRAEASGDEASRAEGSGDEASRGEASGDEGSVHSNEGEARAAAGSDSDAESTIGRKRQRSGDSEAASAASAGEGSDDEAVPGRKRARISSTEEKAEEAEVEALFGEDLDDLSSDEEGAAKKKGGETPVKRMGSDEEEQPEEKRAEPEGGGEEEEVPVPETRIDVEIPRISTNLGSEVHFVKLPNFLSVDTRPYDPQWYEDEVDEDEVLDEEGRARLKLKVENTVRWRYVYDKMGNPVRQSNARIIKWSDGSMSLHLGSEIFDVHKQLLMQGDHNHLFIRQGTGLQGQAVFRTKLSFRPHSTDSFTHRKMTLSLAGRSQKTQKIRVLPQVGQDPEAHRSEMIKKEEDKLRASIRRESKQRRLREKSHSRGLSSAYLEADEDDAAISLSAIKNKYRRGGAAVKERPSIYSSDDDASDLEEQRARRLEKAKAGPDNDDDDSDLDYFDKKAESKKTKKAIEESDEDD from the exons ATGGATGGGATATTTGGAAGCGATGATTCGAGAGAAGCTTCGAGCGCAG GCTCCAGGAGTGCCTCACCAGCCTCCAGTGAGGGATCGCAGACTCCTGCACAACAGTCGGAGGACGGTGAACAAAGCCAGCATTCCGACGCCGAAGAGCGCTCGGAGAAAAGCTACCACTCGTCACCGCCGAGGAGCCCCGCGTCCGGTGACGAGTCAGGCTACGAAGACAAGGGTGAAGAAGCTTCGGGGGACGAGCGTCGGGAGTCGGGGGACGAGCGCCATGAGTCGGGCGACGAAGGCTCGGATGAATCCCGTCATGTGGACGACCAGTCCGGTGACGAAGAAGCGCCGGCGAGAACGCCTGCGCGATCGGAGCGCCGGAGCGATGCCTCCGACAACGAGGGCTCCGGCAGCGAGGTACACCGCTCCGACGAAGAGGACCACCGCTCCGATGAGGAGGAACACCACTCTGACGAAGAAAATCGCCGCACCGATGACGAGGACCGTCGGTCCGACGATGAAGAGCGCCGTTCAGAGGTGGCTGCAGAGCGGTCGGAAGCCTCCGGAGACGAAGGCAGCGCGAACGAAGCAAGCGGCAACGAAGCGAGCGCTAACGAGGGGGAAGCCAGCGCGAACGAGGCGAGCGGAGATGAGGCCAGCCGGGGTGAGGCAAGCGGGGATGAGGCCAGCCGGGGTGAGGCAAGCGGGGATGAGGCCAGCCGGG CCGAGGCAAGCGGGGATGAGGCCAGTAGGGCCGAGGGAAGTGGGGATGAGGCCAGCAGGGGCGAGGCAAGCGGCGATGAGGGTTCGGTGCACTCCAATGAAGGTGAAGCACGGGCGGCGGCAG GTTCTGACTCCGATGCTGAGAGCACCATAGGACGCAAGCGCCAGCGTTCAGGTGACAGTGAAGCTGCTTCTGCTGCCTCTGCTGGAGAAG GTTCTGACGATGAAGCAGTACCAGGCCGAAAGAGGGCACGGATCTCGAGCACCGAAGAGAAGGCCGAAGAAGCCGAGGTGGAGGCCCTTTTCGGTGAAGACTTGGATGATTTGAGCTCGGATGAAGAGGGCGCTGCCAAAAAGAAAGGTGGCGAGACACCAGTCAAGCGCATGGGCAGTGATGAGGAAGAGCAGCCCGAGGAGAAGCGAGCTGAACCTGAG GGGGGTGGTGAGGAAGAGGAGGTACCAGTGCCAGAGACGCGTATCGATGTGGAAATCCCGCGCATTTCGACCAACCTCGGAAGTGAGGTCCACTTCGTCAAGCTGCCAAATTTCCTCAGTGTTGACACCAG GCCCTATGATCCTCAGTGGTACGAGGATGAAGTGGATGAAGATGAAGTGCTTGATGAAGAAGGTAGAGCACGACTCAAACTAAAG GTTGAAAACACAGTCCGGTGGCGCTATGTCTATGACAAGATGGGTAATCCAGTGCGGCAGAGCAATGCCCGCATAATCAAGTGGTCCGACGGGAG CATGTCGCTACACCTGGGCTCGGAAATCTTTGACGTGCACAAGCAGTTACTGATGCAAGGTGACCACAACCACTTGTTCATCCGGCAAGGCACCGGTCTACAGGGACAGGCTGTCTTCCGCACAAAGCTCAGTTTCAG GCCCCACTCAACAGACAGCTTCACCCATCGCAAGATGACCCTGTCGCTCGCTGGTCGCAGCCAAAAGACTCAGAAGATTCGAGTGCTACCCCAAGTTGGGCAGGACCCAGAGGCACACCGCAGTGAAATGATAAAG AAAGAGGAAGATAAGCTGCGGGCATCCATCCGACGAGAAAGCAAGCAGCGGCGGCTACGCGAGAAGTCCCATTCACGTGGCCTCAGCTCGGCGTATCTGGAGGCTGACGAGGATGATGCAGCCATTTCCCTGTCGGCCATCAAGAACAAATACCGGCGGGGAGGGGCTGCCGTTAAGG AGCGCCCTTCCATTTACTCTTCTGATGATGATGCATCCGATCTGGAAGAACAGCGCGCTCGACGATTAGAGAAGGCAAAGGCGGGACCAgataatgacgacgacgacagcgattTA gaCTACTTTGACAAGAAGGCAGAGAGCAAGAAAACAAAGAAGGCCATTGAAGAGAGTGACGAGGATGACTAG
- the LOC119455900 gene encoding RNA polymerase-associated protein LEO1 isoform X3, which produces MDGIFGSDDSREASSAGSRSASPASSEGSQTPAQQSEDGEQSQHSDAEERSEKSYHSSPPRSPASGDESGYEDKGEEASGDERRESGDERHESGDEGSDESRHVDDQSGDEEAPARTPARSERRSDASDNEGSGSEVHRSDEEDHRSDEEEHHSDEENRRTDDEDRRSDDEERRSEVAAERSEASGDEGSANEASGNEASANEGEASANEASGDEASRGEASGDEASRAEASGDEASRAEGSGDEASRGEASGDEGSVHSNEGEARAAAGSDSDAESTIGRKRQRSGDSEAASAASAGEGSDDEAVPGRKRARISSTEEKAEEAEVEALFGEDLDDLSSDEEGAAKKKGGETPVKRMGSDEEEQPEEKRAEPEGGGEEEEVPVPETRIDVEIPRISTNLGSEVHFVKLPNFLSVDTRPYDPQWYEDEVDEDEVLDEEGRARLKLKVENTVRWRYVYDKMGNPVRQSNARIIKWSDGSMSLHLGSEIFDVHKQLLMQGDHNHLFIRQGTGLQGQAVFRTKLSFRPHSTDSFTHRKMTLSLAGRSQKTQKIRVLPQVGQDPEAHRSEMIKKEEDKLRASIRRESKQRRLREKSHSRGLSSAYLEADEDDAAISLSAIKNKYRRGGAAVKERPSIYSSDDDASDLEEQRARRLEKAKAGPDNDDDDSDLDYFDKKAESKKTKKAIEESDEDD; this is translated from the exons ATGGATGGGATATTTGGAAGCGATGATTCGAGAGAAGCTTCGAGCGCAG GCTCCAGGAGTGCCTCACCAGCCTCCAGTGAGGGATCGCAGACTCCTGCACAACAGTCGGAGGACGGTGAACAAAGCCAGCATTCCGACGCCGAAGAGCGCTCGGAGAAAAGCTACCACTCGTCACCGCCGAGGAGCCCCGCGTCCGGTGACGAGTCAGGCTACGAAGACAAGGGTGAAGAAGCTTCGGGGGACGAGCGTCGGGAGTCGGGGGACGAGCGCCATGAGTCGGGCGACGAAGGCTCGGATGAATCCCGTCATGTGGACGACCAGTCCGGTGACGAAGAAGCGCCGGCGAGAACGCCTGCGCGATCGGAGCGCCGGAGCGATGCCTCCGACAACGAGGGCTCCGGCAGCGAGGTACACCGCTCCGACGAAGAGGACCACCGCTCCGATGAGGAGGAACACCACTCTGACGAAGAAAATCGCCGCACCGATGACGAGGACCGTCGGTCCGACGATGAAGAGCGCCGTTCAGAGGTGGCTGCAGAGCGGTCGGAAGCCTCCGGAGACGAAGGCAGCGCGAACGAAGCAAGCGGCAACGAAGCGAGCGCTAACGAGGGGGAAGCCAGCGCGAACGAGGCGAGCGGAGATGAGGCCAGCCGGGGTGAGGCAAGCGGGGATGAGGCCAGCCGGG CCGAGGCAAGCGGGGATGAGGCCAGTAGGGCCGAGGGAAGTGGGGATGAGGCCAGCAGGGGCGAGGCAAGCGGCGATGAGGGTTCGGTGCACTCCAATGAAGGTGAAGCACGGGCGGCGGCAG GTTCTGACTCCGATGCTGAGAGCACCATAGGACGCAAGCGCCAGCGTTCAGGTGACAGTGAAGCTGCTTCTGCTGCCTCTGCTGGAGAAG GTTCTGACGATGAAGCAGTACCAGGCCGAAAGAGGGCACGGATCTCGAGCACCGAAGAGAAGGCCGAAGAAGCCGAGGTGGAGGCCCTTTTCGGTGAAGACTTGGATGATTTGAGCTCGGATGAAGAGGGCGCTGCCAAAAAGAAAGGTGGCGAGACACCAGTCAAGCGCATGGGCAGTGATGAGGAAGAGCAGCCCGAGGAGAAGCGAGCTGAACCTGAG GGGGGTGGTGAGGAAGAGGAGGTACCAGTGCCAGAGACGCGTATCGATGTGGAAATCCCGCGCATTTCGACCAACCTCGGAAGTGAGGTCCACTTCGTCAAGCTGCCAAATTTCCTCAGTGTTGACACCAG GCCCTATGATCCTCAGTGGTACGAGGATGAAGTGGATGAAGATGAAGTGCTTGATGAAGAAGGTAGAGCACGACTCAAACTAAAG GTTGAAAACACAGTCCGGTGGCGCTATGTCTATGACAAGATGGGTAATCCAGTGCGGCAGAGCAATGCCCGCATAATCAAGTGGTCCGACGGGAG CATGTCGCTACACCTGGGCTCGGAAATCTTTGACGTGCACAAGCAGTTACTGATGCAAGGTGACCACAACCACTTGTTCATCCGGCAAGGCACCGGTCTACAGGGACAGGCTGTCTTCCGCACAAAGCTCAGTTTCAG GCCCCACTCAACAGACAGCTTCACCCATCGCAAGATGACCCTGTCGCTCGCTGGTCGCAGCCAAAAGACTCAGAAGATTCGAGTGCTACCCCAAGTTGGGCAGGACCCAGAGGCACACCGCAGTGAAATGATAAAG AAAGAGGAAGATAAGCTGCGGGCATCCATCCGACGAGAAAGCAAGCAGCGGCGGCTACGCGAGAAGTCCCATTCACGTGGCCTCAGCTCGGCGTATCTGGAGGCTGACGAGGATGATGCAGCCATTTCCCTGTCGGCCATCAAGAACAAATACCGGCGGGGAGGGGCTGCCGTTAAGG AGCGCCCTTCCATTTACTCTTCTGATGATGATGCATCCGATCTGGAAGAACAGCGCGCTCGACGATTAGAGAAGGCAAAGGCGGGACCAgataatgacgacgacgacagcgattTA gaCTACTTTGACAAGAAGGCAGAGAGCAAGAAAACAAAGAAGGCCATTGAAGAGAGTGACGAGGATGACTAG
- the LOC119455900 gene encoding RNA polymerase-associated protein LEO1 isoform X1 has product MDGIFGSDDSREASSAGSRSASPASSEGSQTPAQQSEDGEQSQHSDAEERSEKSYHSSPPRSPASGDESGYEDKGEEASGDERRESGDERHESGDEGSDESRHVDDQSGDEEAPARTPARSERRSDASDNEGSGSEVHRSDEEDHRSDEEEHHSDEENRRTDDEDRRSDDEERRSEVAAERSEASGDEGSANEASGNEASANEGEASANEASGDEASRGEASGDEASRGEASGDEASRGEASGDEASRAEASGDEASRAEGSGDEASRGEASGDEGSVHSNEGEARAAAGSDSDAESTIGRKRQRSGDSEAASAASAGEGSDDEAVPGRKRARISSTEEKAEEAEVEALFGEDLDDLSSDEEGAAKKKGGETPVKRMGSDEEEQPEEKRAEPEGGGEEEEVPVPETRIDVEIPRISTNLGSEVHFVKLPNFLSVDTRPYDPQWYEDEVDEDEVLDEEGRARLKLKVENTVRWRYVYDKMGNPVRQSNARIIKWSDGSMSLHLGSEIFDVHKQLLMQGDHNHLFIRQGTGLQGQAVFRTKLSFRPHSTDSFTHRKMTLSLAGRSQKTQKIRVLPQVGQDPEAHRSEMIKKEEDKLRASIRRESKQRRLREKSHSRGLSSAYLEADEDDAAISLSAIKNKYRRGGAAVKERPSIYSSDDDASDLEEQRARRLEKAKAGPDNDDDDSDLDYFDKKAESKKTKKAIEESDEDD; this is encoded by the exons ATGGATGGGATATTTGGAAGCGATGATTCGAGAGAAGCTTCGAGCGCAG GCTCCAGGAGTGCCTCACCAGCCTCCAGTGAGGGATCGCAGACTCCTGCACAACAGTCGGAGGACGGTGAACAAAGCCAGCATTCCGACGCCGAAGAGCGCTCGGAGAAAAGCTACCACTCGTCACCGCCGAGGAGCCCCGCGTCCGGTGACGAGTCAGGCTACGAAGACAAGGGTGAAGAAGCTTCGGGGGACGAGCGTCGGGAGTCGGGGGACGAGCGCCATGAGTCGGGCGACGAAGGCTCGGATGAATCCCGTCATGTGGACGACCAGTCCGGTGACGAAGAAGCGCCGGCGAGAACGCCTGCGCGATCGGAGCGCCGGAGCGATGCCTCCGACAACGAGGGCTCCGGCAGCGAGGTACACCGCTCCGACGAAGAGGACCACCGCTCCGATGAGGAGGAACACCACTCTGACGAAGAAAATCGCCGCACCGATGACGAGGACCGTCGGTCCGACGATGAAGAGCGCCGTTCAGAGGTGGCTGCAGAGCGGTCGGAAGCCTCCGGAGACGAAGGCAGCGCGAACGAAGCAAGCGGCAACGAAGCGAGCGCTAACGAGGGGGAAGCCAGCGCGAACGAGGCGAGCGGAGATGAGGCCAGCCGGGGTGAGGCAAGCGGGGATGAGGCCAGCCGGGGTGAGGCAAGCGGGGATGAGGCCAGCCGGGGTGAGGCAAGCGGCGATGAAGCCAGCAGAGCCGAGGCAAGCGGGGATGAGGCCAGTAGGGCCGAGGGAAGTGGGGATGAGGCCAGCAGGGGCGAGGCAAGCGGCGATGAGGGTTCGGTGCACTCCAATGAAGGTGAAGCACGGGCGGCGGCAG GTTCTGACTCCGATGCTGAGAGCACCATAGGACGCAAGCGCCAGCGTTCAGGTGACAGTGAAGCTGCTTCTGCTGCCTCTGCTGGAGAAG GTTCTGACGATGAAGCAGTACCAGGCCGAAAGAGGGCACGGATCTCGAGCACCGAAGAGAAGGCCGAAGAAGCCGAGGTGGAGGCCCTTTTCGGTGAAGACTTGGATGATTTGAGCTCGGATGAAGAGGGCGCTGCCAAAAAGAAAGGTGGCGAGACACCAGTCAAGCGCATGGGCAGTGATGAGGAAGAGCAGCCCGAGGAGAAGCGAGCTGAACCTGAG GGGGGTGGTGAGGAAGAGGAGGTACCAGTGCCAGAGACGCGTATCGATGTGGAAATCCCGCGCATTTCGACCAACCTCGGAAGTGAGGTCCACTTCGTCAAGCTGCCAAATTTCCTCAGTGTTGACACCAG GCCCTATGATCCTCAGTGGTACGAGGATGAAGTGGATGAAGATGAAGTGCTTGATGAAGAAGGTAGAGCACGACTCAAACTAAAG GTTGAAAACACAGTCCGGTGGCGCTATGTCTATGACAAGATGGGTAATCCAGTGCGGCAGAGCAATGCCCGCATAATCAAGTGGTCCGACGGGAG CATGTCGCTACACCTGGGCTCGGAAATCTTTGACGTGCACAAGCAGTTACTGATGCAAGGTGACCACAACCACTTGTTCATCCGGCAAGGCACCGGTCTACAGGGACAGGCTGTCTTCCGCACAAAGCTCAGTTTCAG GCCCCACTCAACAGACAGCTTCACCCATCGCAAGATGACCCTGTCGCTCGCTGGTCGCAGCCAAAAGACTCAGAAGATTCGAGTGCTACCCCAAGTTGGGCAGGACCCAGAGGCACACCGCAGTGAAATGATAAAG AAAGAGGAAGATAAGCTGCGGGCATCCATCCGACGAGAAAGCAAGCAGCGGCGGCTACGCGAGAAGTCCCATTCACGTGGCCTCAGCTCGGCGTATCTGGAGGCTGACGAGGATGATGCAGCCATTTCCCTGTCGGCCATCAAGAACAAATACCGGCGGGGAGGGGCTGCCGTTAAGG AGCGCCCTTCCATTTACTCTTCTGATGATGATGCATCCGATCTGGAAGAACAGCGCGCTCGACGATTAGAGAAGGCAAAGGCGGGACCAgataatgacgacgacgacagcgattTA gaCTACTTTGACAAGAAGGCAGAGAGCAAGAAAACAAAGAAGGCCATTGAAGAGAGTGACGAGGATGACTAG